In the genome of Chiroxiphia lanceolata isolate bChiLan1 chromosome 5, bChiLan1.pri, whole genome shotgun sequence, the window GTATACATTTTCATATATACCCACATATATAAGAAGACACAAGTTACTGTAATATAGAATTACCATTTTACTCACGCAGTACCACAGTGTTGACTAAGAAAGTTGTGCAGAGATCAGAAGAGACAAACTCAGCAGGTTTTAACACCTAGATGTACCTCTCTCAAAGTAAGCATCTCTAACATAATTAATTGCTCAATGCAAGAGTTACAGGGCAGATGGAATACAGGGCTGTGCACATGATGGGTGTGTGAATATTCAAATACCACCACTACCAACAAACCCCCACACTTTACAGGAGCTCTGCAACTCTCAATGTCATAATGTGCAACATCACAATACAAACATGTTTGTGAATTGCAAGATTTCCTACTTGGTAAAAAACAATCATTAATTGAACTTCTGTCAAGAAAGCCAATCTGAAATTCTAAGCACAGTGGATAAAACACAAGGAACTTCTAATAACTCACATAAGTTCGAGTTCATGACAGTTTTTATCACACACTGTATGCATTACACAAGAGAAAGAGAACTGAAGAGTCAGCACACTAGTAAACATTTAATTGTCATTCcggattttattttttaatagaaaccCCAAAGCCCTCCACATTTATTCAGTGTTAAGTTtacattcaatttttttaagtcactTAGAATCAGTAGTTTAAAATATGTACAAGTGTTTCCCAATTTTCAAAGTCTAACAGAATAGAAAACCATTCAGAGTTTCAGATTTTCCAGAAATCTATACGTACTGAAATATAACTGGAGTATTTCTGTAGAGTTGCTGCAACTCAGTTCAAAACTAGTTGAACTTGAAATGGCAAGgtaggttttctttctcttctttctttttctctccttctctaGTCCCTCCTCCTTTTACTCCCATATTTTTTACTCCTATCAGGAAGTTTTTTTCAGGGCTTTcgcttttttttccaattagtTTATAAATAACTCCAAAAATAGAATGGGAGGTcatggggaggaaggagggttTAGAtatatacagagagaaaaacttcCAAACTAAGAGGCAGATTCACTTAAAATTATTGCTTAAATAGATAAGGAACACTTTGAATGTCAGTTTTAACATGAAGGTAGTTGTTTATAGGAAATGCAGTTTTTGCCAAGTGCTAAAAAAGTTAACTGTATAAAAGTTGCATAGTCTACATTCACACCATTTAATTGCTTTCATCTGAGGAAACATGCATTGCATATACAACTCATGACCTGCCATACAGGAGAACCTAGGCctttttcctgtcatttctATTGAATATAACAATCTACAGTAAGCTTTTCACAAAagcacatattttatttaattaactGCTCCAGTACATAATGACTGGCTGCCTTTTCAACTTTGATAAATGATTCATAACTTGCAGGTTCACAAAAGAATTCCTTACTGCAGAGTGGAATGGAATTTTTCAGGAACGTTTCCCTTATGTAGCAAAaagttccttttaaaaaaaaaacaaaaacagaaaaaaagtttagtgaaaaaaaaatattaaactgtaAGTAACTGCCTAAAAATAAGTTAAGGACTTAAAAGAACCCATGCCACACAGTGGCAAGCATTTTTAGCATGATTCAATTCTACATCCCAAGCtccacattttcttcttccgTTCTGCCTGCTTCCACCCAAACCTCTCAATGCTTTCAAACCactaagatttaaaaatacatcttaatTTACTCTTGCTTTATTCTTGAAAAAACTTCAACTACATCAGGTCTCACCCTTTTTAACCTTTCTACCTACTAACACCTGCAGCAAATGCACACCTACTTTCTCACTAGCTTGAGTTCCTACCTACCAGCCCCATGTCAAGAATTACTACACTGTGGCTACTGAAGAATATTTATCACTTCAGTGAAAGCAACTGAAAAAGTTGGAATgcccaaaatattaagaaaagtgTTCAACTTAAATCATATAAATCACATAAACCTAAAAAACAGATACTAACACaagatttttcttcaaacacaCAATATATCTATCACATCTACCATCTATAATCatgattaaaacaaattaatgacATGATTCAAGAATCAATATTCTTCAGAACTCAGCATAACAGGATAGACAAAACCTTCTGAATAAGCCATTCTGTGGCTTAAACAGCTTCCCCACAAATCTTGTTTTCCTCCAAGCTGTCCTTTGCCTTTTCAACTCCCCTCATGTCAGCAATGCCAGCTTCTTAACCTCATCCAAGGTCTCCTGTGCTACTGTTGTAACTAGAAAGAGGCAGCTTATGCTGCATTATTTCAAAACTCTGTCTAGGACTGATCCATGCCAGCTGTTGCCATAACAGAAAACAGCCCGAGTTTTCCTCTGTTAccttcctctcctccacagacagatcaaatgaaaaaaaaaagggatacgTGGTCTAGAACACAAGTTTTGTGTCCCTAGGATGTGAGGCTGAACACGGAAAAGCTTACACAGAGGCaatgtaaatattaaatatacagCTAAGAAAACATAGTACCTAATACaattttgtgctttctttccttctccactaCCTTTAAACAGAATTCTTAGTTGTTGCCATCcctattttttcccatttgtggTACCATTAGCATGTCCTTGGTTCCTCTGCCACCACACTCTTTTCTAAATGCATGAGGGCTCCTGACTAACACCCATGAGGTAAGATTTTTACAACAGGTACAACATCACAAAGCAGTGCCAAAGCCCATCTACTAAATAAACTTCCTGTTCTTCTATGTAATAAGCTAGTTGTTACCCTTAACAGCATGTACATTCctagaaaaatgcagaatattaCAAGGCTTAGATTCAATTTTCCACATCAATGTCCATTCAATCACATGCCTTACTTATGGTGTTAGACACATGTTATAACGTATCTGCAACACAGGTCAGCTGATACCACTGCAAGAACCTTAACTTTTACTTCTGTAAGTAAAGATTCGTTACTTTCATGTAACATGATCTTGCAGGATTATTGcataattgtttttttttattaagctaaaaaaaccccatcttaGTCCACTCAAAAGCCTTTGTTTTGCCATAGGCAAGACAGGccaaagtaagaaaataatgaatcaaaattttacaaaaataaaaggcgTTAGATCTGTATTCCATGTTTTAGAAACCAAACCCCAGGATTTACTTTTGCTTTCTACATAACTGATCACAAGAGATAGTTTCTACACCACTACAGATACACctgaaaatattccaaagtATTCAATCAAATGCTGCTATCTGTTCATGCACGTAAAAACTTTGGAGATTACTCCAAAAACCTTGGAGAGTCCATTCAATTCACACCACGAGCAGTGATTATTTCTCAAATTTCCACATCTGGTTTTTATCTGCAGCATTACAAGTTCTCATCTGCACATCTGCACGCCCCCCAGTTGTACGATAAGCAGTAAGGCACTTTCCTGAATGAGGATGATAAATAGTCCCATCTTCTTTGAAATGCCAGATAATAATTTCTGGCACAGGAGAACCATCTTTTGGGCAGCTCCTCATACCAATGAAGTCTTCATGTTCAGGAACTTCAGCACATAGCTCAGTTACAGAGTTAAATCTAATCTCCTGATTTGATGTATATTCAAAAAACTGGTTGCCTCCCTGACCATGACAGCCAAAGAGAGAAAGGTGAGACCCAGTAGGATTATGTTCTTGTAAGACATAGTCAAGGCACTCTGAAGATATTCCTGTGCTGCGGATAGCACCATGCCAGCCAGGACGATCTTCTGGTACATGCAACtcagcaaacacattttttaaataccagttAAAACTCTTGCATTTCAAACGCTCTCTAAGTATCTTTCTCTCAGAAATATCTCCatagttttcttttcttgctgatGGATTTCTGTTGTAAAAGTGATCTTTGAACTCATCCATCCACACCTCAGCAGCACGTGCTGTGTTCTGAAGGAAATTTGGTCTAGCATAGGGTGCACGCTTTGGAAACACATGACCCACATGGGAGCATGGATGAATTTCCAACATGCCTCCACACTGCCAAACCCTAAATGATAATTCTAAgttctcccctccccaaacaTCCATTCCTGTATCATAGGTACCTAGgtactcaaaatatttcttgctgACAGCAAACAAGCCACCAGCCATAGTTGGGGATCTGATTGGGTCGGTTTCATATTTGCGCCTGAGACGTTCATGTTTCGGCACCGAGTGCCACTGGAATGTCAGACGCCAGTCAAAGCCCCCAATCATGGGCTCTGCTGTTTGCATGTAGTATTCAAATGTTTTCCAGTCAATGGTGTCAATGACAGGACAAACAATAACAGTCTCATTCTCAGCAATCCTCTCGAGCAATGGTTCCAGCCAGCCAGAGACACATTCACAGTGACAATCTAGGAATGTGAGGACATCACCAGTAGCAAAGGTAGCACCAATTAAACGTGCACGAACCAATCCTTCTCGTTTGTTGGTTCTTATCAAGCGAACTCTTTTCAGACTGCTTATGTATTTTTCAAGTTCAGccttcaaatatattttatcacTCAGGTCATCCACCAGTATGATTTCTTTCAGAAGCACTGAAGGTGATGTTTCAAGAACACTATATATCGTCCGCAGCAATGTTGACCAGGCTTCATTGTAAAAAGCGATTATAACAGATGTAGTGGGCAGTCTTCTGTAGTCATAAGACTTAGTCTTACAACCACTCAGTCGATTATCTTCAATGTGCCGGTGGAGAGAGATTTTATCActcaaataaatattaattgcaTACTTCTCGATCAGctcttcttcctgtttcttttcctcaggaCTCAGCTGCGGGCGAGAGGGTTTACCCCATTCTCCTGGGGCATGAGGATCAGGTGGGGGTTTGTCATAAACTGGACGAGCCAAATCTACAGCTTCTTCTGCTCTGTCAGAAAAGCGCCTCTCCCATTTCCCTTTAGTGATGCTCTCTCCGGCGAGGGAGGCACCGAAGGAAGAAACCGACAGCTCGACCACAAAGTAAGCGATCATTAAGAAGCCGAAGAACATGCAGCTTTTACGGACCCACGTCCATCTTCTCGCCAGACGGATCCTCATCGTAAGTGGTTAAAAGCAGCTCGTAGCAGAGAGGGGCTCCGTGAAGTCCTGTCGGCTCCCTCCGCGCCCCCGGGGCGGAGAGGACCGCAGGCACTCCCAGCTGTGGGCTCAGGCCGCCGGCAGTTTGCAGCAGCCCGGCCGCGGTGGGCCCAGCAGATTCCACAGGGAccgcggggggagcggggcagcAGCGGAGGCACGGAgcagccccctgcccctccGGCCTCGGCGCTCCCCTTACttacttcctcctcctcctcctctctctccgCGGGACAaacccctcctcctgccccgtGGTTTGCTCAAAAAGTTGTCGCTTAAGGAAGGGGCAGAGACTCTTCGGCCCGCCTGGCCGGCGCGGGAACCCGCCCCGCCTCCGCGGCCGGACCTGCGCCCGGAACCGCCGGGCGGCTCCGCCagctgccagggagggagggaggaaggaaggaaggaaggagcgGGCTGCCCCGCCCGGAAAGCAAACGGCGCCCGGCCCCGCActcacccagccctgctgcgTCCGCGTTGAAGGCGACGCCTGTCACCGCCGCCGTGTGGCCTCGGAAAGGCCGTATCAGGACGGGGTCCTCCTGGGGAGAGGGTGCGCACCGTCAGGctgcgggcgggggcggcccccgAAGGGGCCGCTAACGCCCCGCGCGCGGCGGGAGCCCGGCGGTCCCGGCGCCTTGAGCGCTCCcagcggcgggggcggcggtCGCGGCCGTGCAGCCCTCGGCGCCGGGCGACACCCGCCGGGCGCGGTTCGGCTGCCCTCGCCGGCGATCGGAGCCCGGGGCCGAGCCCTTACCAGCAGGGAGGCCATGGGCGGAGCGGAGCCCTGCGGCCCGTCAGAGCGCCCGCGCTCCGGGCGCGGCCGGGCCCCCGGTTCATCCGCCGCGCCACCAGCGCGGCTCCCGACCCGCCCCTGCGCGGCCGCCCCGCGCTGCGGtgcgcgggcggggcggggccgcagCGCGGTGCCGGTGCGCGGGTCCCTCGTAAAGCCGCAGCGCCCCCGCGCGCCCGGCCGGGCCGTGGGGCCCGGGGCCAcgggcggggagcggagcggcTGCGCTGGTCAGGCCGGGCGAGTTAGAGACTCCGAGTGTGTCCGGTGGTCTGGACAGAAAGGCTTGTGGTTGCGGGAGGCTGAGCTTCCACCCAAGGGCGCGGTTCGGCGGGTGTTGGAGCCGGCGGGGCGCCGCAGCCATAGGGTGGGGCACTCTACCTGGGGGGtgttatttaagaaaacaaccaaaacaaaaccaaccaaccaaccaaacaaaaacaataaaagaaaaatctgcctAAACCACgttttttcctcccagcctgTGAGGGAGCCCCCAGTGCTGGTGGTTCCCCAGCCAGGGGGTGGCCGTCGGTGTTGAGCCCGGGGCCCGAGGCGCTGTCCCGGCCGGGTGCCGGGCGGAACCGCTTCCACCTGCCGCTCCCTGGGGACCGTCAGGGCAGCTGCCAGCAAACCTGAAGAAGCAAAATCTTCAAGAGTAGCGAAAGGTCTGGTTGGTGTTAGTAGTGCTGTGAATTTTTATGCAGCCTCATGGTAAGCTAGATAAGGGAACTAACCTCACTGGAAAAGTACTGCTCCAATAGCTATGCTAGTAAAAAGAGGGATGATGTAAATTAGCAAAACGGAGGACTGTGATAGCAAAGTTGTCATTGGATACACAAGTATTCCTGAAGAAGTAACTCATACTGCAAttactctgttttctttttttaaatccagtctGCATTTTATAGTTTCTTCTGACATTAAACTCTTACATCTACAGAATCAGGTCAGTAATTAGGCCAACGTATAAGAATTGTCACTTATAGGACAGTTCCAAATCAATTGTGTTTAACCATGAAATggacatttaaaataataattttaaaagtggtGAAAAGAGCAGGATTATCACTACCAGTATAGAAGGAGGTTTCTGTGAAAATCTACTAGCCGCTCCTTACATTGACGTTATACAGGCTGATAATTTGCCATTATAGCTTCTCAACatgaaagttttttaaaaacataagtGTGGGACAGGACACATTGACTTTAACTTGGAACAAGCAAAAGCTACAGTTTTATGCCATTACTTGTTCTTGGTTTGGCTTGTTGGTAGaggtttggttggggttttttgttttttttttcctacatagCTCATCCTCCCATCCTTTTGTTTTAGTTATCACGAAGTAAGAGATAGCATTTTAAAAGTTGGTAATGATAAGACTTAAATGTTTCACTTTCTACCCCATTGCAGGAACAGTAGGTTAACTAGATAGATTCACTTGACCTCTTCACCACTATTGAAGTCTTCCAGCCTTTCTCAACACTTTTCCAACTATCCTCTTTCTCCCAGGTTTTATCAGCTGTGAATGATGTATCTTGTCAGGGAGAGAGCCAAGCTACATTTACATCTTATCACCCAGGGAAACAGGTTTAATACCAAACTTCATGTGCTCTGAAGTTATTCCGTGTCTTCTTGTCTCTTTGTCGTCTCCTGAATGAGAGAAACtactttctgtgctgctttagTTGTGTGTTGtggtatttcagtatttctggtACCTTATGTTTTCAGGTTCAGATCTGTTCTGGAAGCTGCTTAAAACCCAGTCGAcatgttattttatttagacATTAAACTAAATGACCATTCACAGCCATACtgaatccttttccttttgccttcttCGCATTTGCTATGCTTGCAGCAGCTcagtatattttaataattttgaggTACTAGTAATAAACTGGAGTTTCTACTTGCCCATGATATTGTTATTTTAAGGTTGAGAATAACTGTTCTGTGATATGCAAGTGCAATTTATTGTAATAAGTTTTTGGGCACTGTGATGACAATGATAAATGGTGCCCCAGAAAATATGTTCCAAGTGTTGTGTCTCAGTAGGCTGCTGTTTCAGCAGCTATGGAGTTTTTTCTCTCAGGCTCTGTGTTAAGGTAGTACATGTCCAGACAGAAATTATGTCTACAGAAGAACACTTTAAGGGCACCAGGAGTCACAGGGGGAGCACCTTTCTGGTAGAGTTTTGCTATGGAGAGAACAGCTAATGTAGCCATAGCATTCCATAAGCATCAGCTTGCAGCAGCAGTTTACCCAGAAGCAGTTCCGGTGTGGTTGACAAGGCTGTCACAGAAGCTGTTGAAATGGCATAACAGAGGGGACTGTGCAagaagagaggagcagagcagaggaggtaACCTGAGCCAGCATCAGGCACTACAATCCCACTGTGTGAAAGGCTCAGTTGCAAACTGATCACATCCCCCTGCAACTAGACCGAGCAGCTTGCTCAGAACAGGAACAGTTTTGCTGGAAAGCTAAGGCTGACTGTATAGATATTTAACAAGTTGCAACTTGTCCATGCTTTCCACTGGGATAGCAAAAGAGATCCCCAACACCAGCTGATCCTCCTTGGCAGGTGTCAAAGCTTGTTCAAAAGCTTGGAGATGGTAGAGTATCAGCAACAACAAgcatgaacagaaaaataacaaatcaTTCTTCATAACACAAAAGCAAACCTCTTGAGCTGTATAATTTTATTAAGGTGGTTAgtacttaaatatatttttccatgaaGTTTCCTCAAAGGCCTGATTTCTGAGCTACACTACAACCATCAAACCTTACAAGATTGAAGTAATGCAAGGAAGCCACAAGAGCACTTCTGTTGTATTTGGCAATATCCCAAACATAGTCAGTTTGGAAACAGCTATCTATAGCTTAACTGTTGGACTTGGATCAATTCCAAGTGCAATGTTTCACATTGGTTTTATGATACTATGCATGAGTATGTTCCAGCATTCCAATCTTTTTGACAATGATTGTCAGAGATGAAGCAtgagtttgga includes:
- the GALNT4 gene encoding polypeptide N-acetylgalactosaminyltransferase 4; its protein translation is MRIRLARRWTWVRKSCMFFGFLMIAYFVVELSVSSFGASLAGESITKGKWERRFSDRAEEAVDLARPVYDKPPPDPHAPGEWGKPSRPQLSPEEKKQEEELIEKYAINIYLSDKISLHRHIEDNRLSGCKTKSYDYRRLPTTSVIIAFYNEAWSTLLRTIYSVLETSPSVLLKEIILVDDLSDKIYLKAELEKYISSLKRVRLIRTNKREGLVRARLIGATFATGDVLTFLDCHCECVSGWLEPLLERIAENETVIVCPVIDTIDWKTFEYYMQTAEPMIGGFDWRLTFQWHSVPKHERLRRKYETDPIRSPTMAGGLFAVSKKYFEYLGTYDTGMDVWGGENLELSFRVWQCGGMLEIHPCSHVGHVFPKRAPYARPNFLQNTARAAEVWMDEFKDHFYNRNPSARKENYGDISERKILRERLKCKSFNWYLKNVFAELHVPEDRPGWHGAIRSTGISSECLDYVLQEHNPTGSHLSLFGCHGQGGNQFFEYTSNQEIRFNSVTELCAEVPEHEDFIGMRSCPKDGSPVPEIIIWHFKEDGTIYHPHSGKCLTAYRTTGGRADVQMRTCNAADKNQMWKFEK